The uncultured Sphaerochaeta sp. genome includes the window AACAGGAGCTGGGGGGATTGGTTCTACCTTTGCAGTGCTCTTACAGCCAACAAGGGAAAAAGCCAACAAAGCTACCAGCATTGCTGTCATAATTGTTCTTGAAAGACGTTTCACGTGTTTCCTCCTCATGACGTTCTCATGTGTCGTTGTATACGTACTCATCAACACTATAACACACACTACTTGAAACGGATACATTAAAAATGCGGGAAAAATAGTGATTTTCCGGAAGATTTATCAAAAAAAGGAGCCTGCGATACTTTAAATCACAGGCTAACGGCTATTTTTCTTGATACAAGTTCCTTACATCAAATCTTTGGGCTTACGAGCAGTATTACCTGATTTCTCGCAATATGCCACATGACGCAGTTTTCCATTCTCGAAAACTGCTTTCATCTTGATAGCACCACCCCAGCGACTGGTCATTGCCTTAGCACCTTCGCGGCGTGCGTTCTTGGATACGTTACCTGCCATATACCTATTCCTCCATACAAATGCTTAATTTCTTAATTTTTTCACTATCATAACGATTATCACGTTACAAGTCAAATGTCTACCTTACCAGTGTATCCAGTTGTTGCAACTTTTACAATCGCTCAATAGAATGTTCTCATGAAAAAAATCCTCTGGCTGCTACGACAGATATTTCTCATCCCAGTGTACCTCTACAAGGGAATTTTATCACCATTTTTTGGAGGAGGGAGCTGTCTCTACCACCCTACTTGTTCCTCTTATATGGTAAATTCAGTTACAAAGCACGGCATTTTCAAAGGCTTTATCATGGGATTTGCCAGAATCATCCGATGCAGTCGTTGGTTTTATGGGGGGGAAGACCCAGTTCCTGACACTTGGTCATGGAAAGCTATAAAGGATGGTTTTACCCTCTTCCGTAAACGTTGATCAGCCAGCAAGTTCCTTTACAAATGGAATAAGTACCGACAGAGCATTCTCATTGTACCCACCCTCAGGTATGATCAAGTCAGCGAAAGCCTTGGTTGGTTCGATGAAATTGAAATGGCCCGGCCTCACAACCTCCAGATACTGAGTACATACACTCTCGACGGTCCTTCCACGCTCTGCAATATCACGTTTCAGCCTTCTAATGAAGCGAATATCATCTGGGGTGTCTACATATAGTTTTAAATCCAACAAATCCCGAATGTTGCTGTCATGCAGAATCATCAGCCCCTCAATAATCACCAGACTTTTTGGTGCAACAGATACCGTCTCGTCCTTTCTTCGGTGATGGACGAAATCATACTGGGGCATCTCTATAGCCTTGCCCTCCTTGAGCATCTTCAGATGTTCATGAAGCAGTTCCATGTCAAAGGCATCAGGATGATCAAAATTGAAAGCAGTAATATTGGAGTTACTGATAAAAGTGGCAGAGCGATAGTAGTTGTCCTGGGGAATAAACACAAAATCTGTGCAAACTTCACTGATCTTCTTAACAATCGTGGATTTTCCAGAACCAGACCCACCGGTAATCCCAATAATTTTCACTTCTTTCATTCGAAGCTCCCTTCAGCCGATTTTCACTCTTTCTACTATAGCTGCACCTAGGAT containing:
- the yidD gene encoding membrane protein insertion efficiency factor YidD: MKKILWLLRQIFLIPVYLYKGILSPFFGGGSCLYHPTCSSYMVNSVTKHGIFKGFIMGFARIIRCSRWFYGGEDPVPDTWSWKAIKDGFTLFRKR
- the udk gene encoding uridine kinase, giving the protein MKEVKIIGITGGSGSGKSTIVKKISEVCTDFVFIPQDNYYRSATFISNSNITAFNFDHPDAFDMELLHEHLKMLKEGKAIEMPQYDFVHHRRKDETVSVAPKSLVIIEGLMILHDSNIRDLLDLKLYVDTPDDIRFIRRLKRDIAERGRTVESVCTQYLEVVRPGHFNFIEPTKAFADLIIPEGGYNENALSVLIPFVKELAG